Proteins encoded within one genomic window of Entelurus aequoreus isolate RoL-2023_Sb linkage group LG26, RoL_Eaeq_v1.1, whole genome shotgun sequence:
- the LOC133643125 gene encoding piggyBac transposable element-derived protein 4-like, translated as MMTSEALSLIFNWDSDVEEEISETDDFSETEDNVITDPDCQFSYDEEDSEDESAVVPPTDENQGMQQSSSTEGTWASKDGNIKWSTSPHPSRGRLSSSNVIKMTPGPTRFAVSRVDEIQSAFQLFISPPIERIILEMTNLEGRRVFQEKWKPLDQTDLHAYIGVLLLVGVYRSKGEATASLWNEENGRPIFRATMSLETFHMMSCVIRFDNRDTRAGRRERDKLAAIRDVWDKWVENVHLLYNLGPHVTVDERLVPFRGRCPFRQYMPNKPAKYGIKIWAACDAKSRYAWNMQVYTGKLPGGTSEKNQGMCVVLEMSEGLQGHNITCDNFFTSYRLGDELQKRKLTMLGTVRRNKPELPTEILKMQGRPLHSSIFAFNEKATVVSYCPKRNKNVLVMSTTHTDASLSTREDMKPQMILDYNSTKGGVDNLDKVTATYSCQRKTADRTVKQVPLV; from the coding sequence ATGATGACATCTGAGGCTTTATCACTGATTTTTAACTGGGATAGTGATGTAGAGGAAGAGATTTCAGAAACAGACGATTTTTCAGAGACAGAGGACAATGTTATTACTGATCCAGATTGTCAATTTTCCTACGATGAGGAGGATTCAGAGGACGAGTCTGCCGTTGTTCCTCCAACAGATGAAAACCAAGGAATGCAGCAATCATCATCCACAGAGGGGACATGGGCATCTAAGGACGGTAATATAAAATGGTCAACATCACCACACCCAAGCCGAGGCAGACTATCATCTTCCAATGTGATAAAAATGACTCCCGGTCCTACAAGATTTGCTGTCTCACGAGTTGATGAGATTCAATCAGCATTTCAGCTCTTCATATCCCCACCAATAGAGAGGATTATACTGGAAATGACCAACTTGGAGGGGAGACGTGTGTTTCAAGAGAAATGGAAGCCACTGGATCAGACTGACTTGCATGCTTACATTGGAGTTCTGTTATTAGTTGGAGTGTACAGGTCAAAGGGAGAAGCCACTGCAAGTCTATGGAATGAAGAGAATGGAAGACCAATCTTTCGTGCAACAATGTCTCTGGAGACATTCCACATGATGTCTTGTGTGATCCGCTTTGACAACCGCGACACCAGAGCTGGTCGACGTGAAAGAGACAAACTAGCTGCGATCAGAGATGTGTGGgataaatgggttgaaaatgtacatttgttgtaCAATCTTGGTCCCCATGTTACTGTAGATGAGCGCCTTGTTCCATTCAGGGGGCGCTGTCCTTTCCGACAGTACATGCCCAACAAGCCCGCCAAGTATGGCATCAAAATATGGGCAGCCTGTGATGCAAAATCCAGATATGCATGGAATATGCAAGTATACACTGGAAAGCTACCTGGAGGAACATCTGAGAAGAATCAGGGGATGTGTGTGGTGCTGGAAATGAGTGAAGGGCTGCAAGGTCATAACATCACATGTGACAATTTCTTTACATCCTACCGCCTTGGAGATGAACTTCAGAAGAGAAAGCTGACCATGTTGGGAACAGTCAGAAGAAATAAGCCAGAACTTCCCACCGAAATTCTGAAGATGCAGGGCAGACCTCTGCATTCCTCAATATTTGCTTTCAATGAGAAAGCAACAGTTGTTTCATACTGCCCAAAGAGAAACAAGAATGTTCTTGTAATGAGTACAACGCACACAGATGCATCTCTGAGCACAAGAGAAGACATGAAGCCACAAATGATCCTGGATTATAACTCCACCAAAGGAGGAGTTGACAATCTGGACAAAGTCACAGCAACATACAGCTGCCAGCGCAAGACAGCCGATAGGACAGTAAAACAAGTACCTCTTGTGTGA